In one Nicotiana tomentosiformis chromosome 6, ASM39032v3, whole genome shotgun sequence genomic region, the following are encoded:
- the LOC104119795 gene encoding probable polygalacturonase At1g80170 produces MGELRSSYFTFSSYYSTSVSILASLLYTTIYSFLLFANVNSYHPVIHQFPTLNNITGRSKTLIYVNEFGAKGDGITDDTKPFQDVWKIACSSPLRPKIVIPSGYSFLVRPIDFVGPCRSKVSLSIAGSIVAPKDPQVWDGLNPHKWLYFFKVKYLTVEGGGTINGMGQKWWARSCKINTTNPCRHAPTAMTFHRCNNLKVRDIRMLNSQQMHISISKCIHVEVSHLIVQAPAKSPNTDAIHLSSSTHVGIRDSSIGTGDDCISIVGNSSRILVKNIACGPGHGISIGSLGKSNSSSSQVHDVCVDGAYLSNTENGVRIKTWQGGRGFVRKIAFANVWMENVSNPIIIDQYYCDSPLACPNQTLAIGINSVSFVGIRGSSATKNAITFACSDNSPCRNLYLEDVQLVSFLDFPTTSFCWKAYGSTSGLNNPSSCFPSSESIVQRPTELSNLSKSI; encoded by the exons ATGGGGGAGCTGAGATCTTCTTACTTCACTTTTTCTTCTTATTATTCCACTTCTGTTTCTATTTTGGCATCACTATTATATACTACTATCTATTCGTTCTTGCTTTTCGCAAATGTGAATAGTTACCATCCCGTGATTCATCAGTTCCCTACATTGAACAACATAACAGGCAGATCAAAAACCCTTATTTATGTGAATGAGTTTGGAGCCAAAGGAGATGGCATAACCGATGACACTAAG CCGTTTCAAGATGTCTGGAAAATCGCATGTTCTTCACCATTACGACCAAAAATTGTAATCCCGAGTGGATATTCTTTTCTAGTTCGACCAATTGATTTTGTTGGGCCTTGCCGGTCAAAGGTGTCTCTATCA ATTGCAGGTTCTATTGTAGCGCCGAAAGATCCTCAAGTCTGGGATGGTTTGAATCCACATAAATGGCTTTATTTCTTTAAAGTGAAATACCTGACTGTAGAAGGAGGAGGAACAATTAACGGGATGGGCCAGAAATGGTGGGCTAGGTCATGCAAGATTAATACTACCAAT CCTTGTCGACATGCTCCAACA GCAATGACTTTCCACAGATGCAACAATCTGAAAGTGAGGGACATAAGGATGCTAAATAGTCAACAAATGCATATATCAATTTCTAAGTGCATACATGTTGAAGTATCACATCTTATAGTGCAAGCACCTGCTAAGAGCCCTAACACAGATGCAATCCACTTAAGCTCATCTACacatgttggtatcagagataGCAGTATTGGCACAG GAGATGACTGTATATCTATAGTGGGCAATTCGTCAAGAATCTTGGTCAAAAACATTGCTTGTGGACCAGGCCATGGTATAAG CATTGGAAGCTTGGGAAAGTCTAACTCATCGTCGTCTCAAGTGCACGATGTCTGTGTTGATGGAGCATATCTTTCCAACACAGAAAATGGTGTGAGGATAAAGACTTGGCAG GGAGGTAGGGGGTTTGTCAGAAAGATTGCTTTTGCGAACGTGTGGATGGAAAATGTGTCAAATCCCATCATAATAGATCAATATTATTGTGATTCTCCACTGGCGTGTCCCAATCAG ACTTTGGCTATTGGCATTAACAGCGTATCCTTTGTTGGTATTAGAGGGTCTTCAGCAACAAAAAATGCAATAACATTTGCCTGTAGTGATAACTCCCCATGTAGAAATCTATATTTGGAAGATGTTCAACTTGTTTCGTTTTTGGATTTCCCCACAACGTCGTTTTGTTGGAAGGCATATGGCTCAACCTCAGGATTAAACAATCCCTCTTCTTGTTTTCCCTCTAGTGAAAGCATTGTGCAACGGCCCACAGAATTATCCAACTTGAGCAAGTCCATTTGA